The proteins below come from a single Parafrankia irregularis genomic window:
- a CDS encoding LLM class flavin-dependent oxidoreductase, with product MTVPLSILDLATIGVDETAQQSLEGSVALARLAESLGYQRIWYAEHHNMPRIASSATSVLIAHVAANTSTVRLGSGGVMLPNHSPLTIAEQFGTLATLHPGRIDLGLGRAPGSDQQTMYALRRDDRSAERFPQDVQELQGYLAGRSLIPGVDATPGKGTNVPLYILGSSLFGARLAAALGLPYGFASHFAPNALQDAVALYRRLFQPSAQLDQPYVIAGVNVIAADTADDAQDQQRTIRRQRVSWLLGRGQTFTDAEADEILAAPQGQQLVQMMKYTAAGTPDTVGAYLDWFTTHADADELIVAHQSPTIAQRLRSVELTAKAAGLAAPTPGD from the coding sequence GTGACAGTACCGCTCTCCATCCTCGACCTGGCGACGATCGGCGTCGACGAGACCGCGCAGCAGAGCCTCGAAGGCAGCGTCGCGCTCGCGCGCCTGGCCGAGTCCCTCGGCTACCAGCGGATCTGGTACGCCGAGCACCACAACATGCCGCGGATCGCGTCGTCCGCGACCAGCGTGCTCATCGCGCATGTCGCGGCGAACACGAGCACCGTCCGGCTCGGCTCCGGCGGTGTCATGCTGCCGAACCACTCGCCGCTCACCATCGCCGAGCAGTTCGGCACGCTCGCGACGCTGCACCCCGGTCGCATCGACCTGGGCCTGGGCCGGGCCCCCGGCAGCGACCAGCAGACGATGTACGCCCTGCGCCGGGACGACCGCTCGGCCGAGCGGTTCCCGCAGGACGTCCAGGAGCTTCAGGGCTACCTGGCCGGCCGGTCGCTCATCCCCGGCGTCGACGCCACCCCCGGCAAGGGCACGAACGTCCCGTTGTACATCCTCGGGTCGTCGCTGTTCGGGGCCCGGCTCGCGGCGGCGCTCGGGCTGCCCTACGGGTTCGCATCGCATTTCGCCCCGAACGCCCTGCAGGACGCGGTCGCCCTCTACCGCCGCCTGTTCCAGCCGTCGGCGCAGCTCGACCAGCCGTACGTCATCGCAGGCGTCAACGTCATCGCCGCGGACACCGCGGACGACGCACAGGACCAGCAGCGCACGATCCGCCGCCAGCGGGTCAGCTGGCTGCTCGGCCGCGGCCAGACCTTCACCGATGCCGAGGCGGACGAGATCCTCGCAGCACCGCAGGGGCAGCAGCTCGTCCAGATGATGAAGTACACCGCCGCCGGCACCCCGGACACGGTCGGCGCGTACCTCGACTGGTTCACCACCCACGCCGACGCCGACGAGCTCATCGTCGCCCACCAGTCCCCGACGATCGCCCAGCGCCTGCGCTCCGTGGAACTGACCGCCAAGGCAGCCGGCCTCGCCGCACCTACCCCGGGCGACTGA
- a CDS encoding NAD(P)H-dependent amine dehydrogenase family protein — MTEATRPVRVVQWTTGNVAKESIKAIIERPGLLELVGLFAFSKEKVGKDAGQLAGLDRDLGVTATDDVEALIALRPDCVIYMPLYPDVEHLTRLLRAGINVVSSAGFITGRAYGAESRAALDEAARAGNASLFGSGINPGFADYLAAVATGPCREVNYIRVTESFNIGLWAGDANQNELGWGRPAGDPGHADEIRKATAVFGDAVESIAHQLGLELDDIRCEVEFAHATTDADVPGRTVRAGSVAGIDARWIGSVAGTDLVEAQVRWTVAADIEPAWDIAMAYLMEVRGTPQINLRVEVLPADLTNLTMDDISAMGSMITALPVVNAIPAVVAARPGIVTYADLPTVASQLVVKR; from the coding sequence ATGACTGAGGCGACCCGGCCGGTGCGCGTCGTGCAATGGACGACGGGAAACGTCGCGAAGGAGTCGATCAAGGCGATCATCGAGCGTCCTGGACTGCTCGAGCTGGTCGGGCTGTTCGCGTTCAGCAAGGAGAAGGTCGGAAAGGACGCAGGTCAGCTGGCAGGCCTCGACCGTGACCTCGGTGTCACCGCGACCGACGATGTCGAGGCGCTGATCGCCTTACGTCCCGACTGTGTGATCTACATGCCGCTGTACCCGGACGTCGAGCACCTGACCCGGCTGCTGCGGGCCGGTATCAACGTCGTCTCCAGCGCGGGCTTCATCACCGGCCGAGCCTACGGTGCCGAGAGCCGGGCCGCGCTCGACGAGGCCGCGCGCGCCGGCAACGCCAGCCTGTTCGGCAGCGGTATCAACCCGGGCTTCGCCGACTACCTCGCCGCGGTCGCGACCGGCCCATGCCGGGAGGTCAACTACATCCGGGTCACCGAGTCGTTCAACATCGGGCTGTGGGCCGGCGACGCGAACCAGAACGAGCTCGGCTGGGGCCGCCCCGCCGGCGACCCCGGCCATGCCGACGAGATCCGCAAGGCCACCGCGGTGTTCGGTGACGCCGTCGAGTCGATCGCCCACCAGCTCGGCCTGGAGCTGGACGACATCCGCTGCGAGGTCGAGTTCGCCCACGCGACCACCGACGCCGACGTCCCCGGCCGCACGGTGCGGGCCGGCAGCGTCGCCGGGATCGACGCGCGCTGGATCGGCTCGGTGGCCGGCACCGACCTGGTGGAGGCGCAGGTCCGCTGGACCGTCGCCGCCGACATCGAACCAGCCTGGGACATCGCGATGGCCTACCTGATGGAGGTCCGCGGCACTCCGCAGATCAACCTGCGGGTCGAGGTCCTCCCCGCCGACCTCACCAACCTCACCATGGACGACATCAGCGCCATGGGCTCGATGATCACAGCTCTGCCGGTGGTCAACGCGATTCCCGCCGTGGTCGCCGCGCGGCCGGGCATCGTCACCTACGCGGACCTGCCGACCGTCGCCTCCCAGCTGGTCGTCAAGCGCTGA
- a CDS encoding VWA domain-containing protein, whose amino-acid sequence MPISLEKIEAQAPELLSLVKEARSRLSAQALDTARAKVALCVDHSGSMRALYVKGVVQRIAERALALATQFDDDGAIDVFIFDTGAVHAGELTLADYAGGIDRLRTGRRMGRTDYAAAMTLVREHFPADGLPVYVLFVTDGAPDSRTAARQELVTASQRNIFYKFLGVGEGPFDFLRRLDDLRGRPVDNAHFVEPDDIEALDDRQVFDLLLAEYPQWLDEARKAGLLT is encoded by the coding sequence ATGCCGATATCGCTGGAGAAGATCGAGGCCCAGGCCCCTGAGCTGCTCAGTCTGGTCAAGGAGGCTCGTTCTCGGCTGTCGGCACAGGCATTGGACACCGCCCGCGCGAAGGTCGCGCTGTGCGTCGACCACAGTGGATCGATGCGGGCCCTGTACGTCAAGGGCGTCGTCCAGCGGATCGCCGAACGGGCCCTGGCCCTCGCGACCCAGTTCGACGACGACGGCGCCATCGACGTGTTCATCTTCGACACCGGCGCCGTCCACGCCGGCGAGCTCACCCTCGCGGACTACGCCGGGGGAATCGACCGGCTGCGCACCGGCCGGCGCATGGGCCGGACGGACTACGCCGCCGCGATGACGCTCGTCCGCGAGCACTTTCCGGCCGACGGGCTGCCGGTATACGTGCTGTTCGTCACCGACGGCGCGCCGGACAGCCGGACCGCCGCCAGACAGGAGCTTGTCACCGCGTCGCAGCGGAACATCTTCTACAAGTTCCTCGGTGTGGGGGAGGGCCCCTTCGACTTCCTGCGCCGCCTCGACGACCTGCGTGGACGTCCAGTGGACAACGCGCACTTCGTCGAGCCGGACGACATCGAAGCCCTCGACGACCGGCAGGTCTTCGATCTCCTGCTGGCGGAGTACCCGCAGTGGCTCGACGAGGCCAGGAAGGCCGGCCTGCTCACCTGA
- a CDS encoding ABC transporter ATP-binding protein — translation MPDRRGAGSSFAGPSGAGPSVAPARDVRGGEATVWPGLRTMLDGSLAHPVPALLAAVTGIINGTTMILGAIAIGWATDHLIVPALAGDDVGRAAWWIAAGAIVGVSTLRWMTIIARGIATGFVQHGSQADVRRAVVDRYLHLGLAWHRRHAPGQLLSTAVADVDALWLPMLNFYFTLGMVVMLVVAIIEMFLRAAALGLVGVALVLAVLGLNLLYQRVLAPRAAAAQAQRGVFGALALESIDGGQVVRTLGLADRERARVGAAAHGLRDANFAMGLVSSVFDPVIELLPTVAVLGVLAVGAHQVEAGELSVGVLVEVVYLLLTISIPLNVISRFLSMLPISTAGRTRVAAVIHSAETTGHGDRTLASPLKPGGIGLRARGAGYAVGGTRLLSDVDLDIAPGEIVALVGATGSGKSTLVDLLGRQLDPSEGVVEIGGVPAAELGRGQIAARLAVVSQSPWLFAGSVRENLQLDGHPREHRPYSDAELWRALASAGAENVVRALPAGLDTRVGERGARLSGGQRQRLCLARALVRDPGVLLLDDATSALDPAVERDVLAAIAELRGRVTVLIVGGRPSSVLVADRVAFLRAGRLAAVGTHPELLATEPEYRRILHAYADHSSHPGDGWHPDHGFGDDHGSGDE, via the coding sequence ATGCCTGACCGGCGCGGCGCCGGCTCCAGCTTCGCCGGTCCCAGCGGCGCCGGTCCCAGCGTCGCCCCTGCTCGGGACGTCCGCGGCGGGGAGGCGACGGTCTGGCCCGGACTGCGGACCATGCTGGACGGCTCCCTCGCCCACCCGGTGCCAGCCCTGCTCGCGGCCGTCACCGGGATCATCAACGGCACGACCATGATCCTCGGTGCGATCGCGATCGGCTGGGCCACCGACCACCTGATCGTCCCGGCACTGGCCGGCGACGACGTCGGGCGCGCCGCCTGGTGGATCGCGGCCGGGGCGATCGTCGGCGTCTCCACCCTGCGCTGGATGACGATCATCGCCCGGGGGATCGCCACCGGGTTCGTCCAGCACGGCTCCCAGGCGGACGTCCGGCGGGCGGTCGTCGACCGCTACCTGCATCTCGGTCTGGCGTGGCACCGCCGGCACGCCCCCGGCCAGCTGCTGTCGACCGCGGTCGCCGACGTGGACGCGCTGTGGCTGCCGATGCTCAACTTCTACTTCACGCTCGGCATGGTCGTGATGCTCGTCGTCGCGATCATCGAGATGTTCCTGCGCGCCGCCGCACTCGGCCTCGTCGGTGTCGCGCTGGTACTGGCCGTGCTCGGCCTCAACCTGCTCTACCAGCGCGTGCTCGCCCCGCGGGCCGCCGCCGCCCAGGCACAGCGCGGGGTCTTCGGCGCGCTCGCGCTGGAGAGCATCGACGGCGGCCAGGTCGTGCGGACCCTCGGCCTCGCCGACCGGGAGCGCGCGCGGGTCGGCGCCGCCGCGCACGGCCTGCGGGACGCCAACTTCGCGATGGGCCTGGTCAGCTCGGTGTTCGACCCGGTCATCGAGCTGCTGCCGACGGTGGCCGTGCTCGGCGTCCTCGCCGTCGGCGCGCATCAGGTCGAGGCCGGAGAGCTGAGCGTCGGCGTGCTCGTCGAAGTCGTCTACCTGCTGCTCACGATCTCCATCCCGCTCAACGTCATCAGCCGTTTCCTGTCCATGCTGCCGATCTCGACCGCCGGGCGGACCAGGGTCGCCGCCGTCATCCACTCGGCCGAAACCACCGGGCACGGCGACCGAACCCTGGCCAGCCCCCTGAAACCGGGCGGGATCGGCCTGCGGGCGCGGGGCGCCGGCTACGCGGTCGGCGGGACCCGGCTGCTCTCGGACGTCGACCTCGACATCGCCCCCGGGGAGATCGTCGCGCTGGTCGGGGCGACCGGCTCGGGCAAGAGCACCCTCGTCGACCTGCTCGGCCGCCAGCTCGATCCGTCCGAGGGCGTGGTCGAGATCGGGGGTGTCCCGGCCGCCGAGCTCGGCCGTGGGCAGATCGCCGCGCGGCTGGCGGTGGTCTCCCAGAGCCCGTGGCTGTTCGCCGGCAGCGTGCGGGAGAACCTGCAGCTCGACGGGCATCCCCGCGAGCACCGCCCGTACAGCGACGCCGAGCTGTGGCGGGCACTCGCCTCCGCCGGCGCCGAGAACGTGGTCCGTGCGTTGCCCGCCGGCCTCGACACGCGGGTCGGGGAGCGGGGTGCCCGGCTGTCCGGCGGCCAGCGCCAGCGGCTGTGCCTGGCCCGTGCGCTGGTCCGCGATCCGGGCGTGCTGCTGCTCGACGACGCCACCTCCGCCCTCGACCCGGCCGTCGAACGCGACGTCCTCGCCGCGATCGCCGAACTGCGCGGACGGGTGACCGTGCTCATCGTCGGCGGGCGCCCCAGCTCCGTCCTGGTCGCCGACCGGGTCGCCTTCCTGCGTGCCGGCCGGCTAGCCGCCGTGGGCACCCACCCCGAGCTGCTGGCCACCGAGCCCGAGTACCGGCGCATCCTGCACGCCTACGCCGACCACAGCTCGCATCCCGGCGACGGCTGGCACCCCGACCACGGGTTCGGTGACGACCATGGCTCGGGCGATGAGTAG
- a CDS encoding DinB family protein — MLGMELWGAALYGDPCGDCQFDWRIDMVHAVVLVAASPAEVDRRSRDAVGDERLSAEAWSVAEYVSHMADNLRNWAERVQGARLAGVTDIAGYDPDELARARRYDSVPLAAARWALGISAPAWVDVMRAALAEGVVVRHATRGEQQAADIVRNNAHDVWHHLWDIDRVLGQSAAGVSRPG; from the coding sequence TTGCTCGGTATGGAGCTGTGGGGTGCGGCGCTGTACGGGGATCCTTGTGGCGACTGCCAGTTCGACTGGCGGATCGACATGGTGCACGCCGTCGTGCTGGTAGCGGCGTCACCAGCCGAGGTCGACCGACGCTCCAGGGACGCGGTCGGCGATGAGCGGCTGTCCGCCGAGGCGTGGAGCGTCGCCGAGTACGTCAGCCACATGGCCGACAACCTGCGGAACTGGGCCGAGCGGGTCCAGGGAGCGCGCCTGGCCGGCGTCACCGACATCGCGGGGTACGACCCGGATGAGCTGGCCCGTGCCCGCCGGTACGACAGCGTTCCGCTGGCGGCGGCCCGGTGGGCCCTCGGGATCAGCGCGCCCGCCTGGGTTGACGTCATGCGCGCCGCGCTCGCCGAGGGCGTCGTCGTCCGCCACGCGACGCGCGGTGAGCAGCAGGCGGCCGACATCGTGCGGAACAACGCCCATGATGTGTGGCATCACCTGTGGGATATCGACCGTGTTCTCGGCCAGAGCGCCGCCGGGGTCAGTCGCCCGGGGTAG
- a CDS encoding ribokinase, which translates to MVGSVNMDVLTRCVRMPRPGETVPGRSVSLLPGGKGANQAVAARRAGAATSMVGAVGDDDFGRILRDFLDSEHLDLGRLAAVPGASGTAVILVDGSGENAITIVPGANDRVLPNSLDGIPLTPGDILLLQGEIPEATNIAAIARAREAGAVTVLNLAPYRPTPPDVLRDVDYLVVNETEFANVTGVGADPAAAMTSDRVEGLLADGAGVAPNVVVTLGAEGLLARLDGTVLRVPGFPVTAVDTTGAGDCFCGAFGAALARSEEPEQALRYASAAAALSVRSHGAGPSMPTDAAINHFLGSPAR; encoded by the coding sequence GTGGTCGGCTCGGTCAATATGGACGTGCTGACCCGATGCGTGCGCATGCCCAGGCCCGGCGAGACCGTCCCGGGACGCTCGGTGAGTCTTCTGCCGGGCGGGAAGGGCGCGAACCAGGCGGTCGCGGCACGCCGGGCGGGTGCGGCGACGTCCATGGTGGGTGCCGTCGGTGACGACGACTTCGGGCGGATACTGCGCGATTTCCTGGATTCCGAGCATCTGGACCTCGGCCGGCTGGCTGCCGTCCCGGGGGCGTCCGGTACCGCGGTTATTCTCGTCGACGGGTCGGGCGAGAATGCCATCACCATTGTTCCGGGTGCGAATGATCGGGTGCTGCCGAATTCGCTCGACGGCATCCCTCTCACCCCGGGCGATATCCTGCTGTTGCAGGGCGAGATTCCCGAGGCAACGAACATTGCGGCGATTGCCCGGGCCAGGGAAGCCGGTGCGGTAACGGTGCTGAACCTCGCCCCGTATCGGCCGACGCCGCCTGACGTGCTGCGCGACGTCGATTATCTGGTCGTGAACGAGACCGAGTTCGCCAATGTCACCGGGGTCGGGGCGGACCCGGCGGCGGCGATGACGTCCGATCGGGTGGAGGGGCTGCTGGCTGACGGCGCGGGGGTGGCGCCCAACGTCGTCGTCACCCTCGGCGCCGAGGGCCTGTTGGCCCGGCTCGACGGCACTGTCCTACGGGTGCCCGGCTTTCCGGTGACGGCGGTCGACACCACCGGCGCGGGCGACTGCTTCTGCGGCGCGTTCGGCGCGGCCCTGGCGCGGAGCGAGGAGCCTGAGCAGGCGCTGCGGTACGCCAGCGCCGCGGCCGCCCTGTCGGTACGCAGCCACGGGGCCGGGCCCTCGATGCCCACCGATGCAGCCATCAACCATTTCCTCGGCTCACCGGCCCGGTAG
- a CDS encoding ABC transporter ATP-binding protein, with amino-acid sequence MSSTDPASAPAPARLADLAGVRGRTLIHLLRTTTPMLTSGLALTLLLAFVAGAGRIVTPLTVQYALDHGLLHPHPGTADVVLRAVGVGAGATVLAAAASGWLNRRVFRRTEAALAQLRADGVARIHEISYERFARIPSADLVSRLTSDLDTVTTFVQNGGVLLLVNAAQMVIAAVLISIYSWQLALPVLAAAALLLVVMRRIQAVVGRRFRVVRERVSAMQSVIGEAITGIAVIRSTGTERRSRAAADESIEQVAAAQRHTLVPLHTNTALGEVAISFITTFIVIAGVRWSVDNTWWEPGLDLSAGELVALLLLVTFFVRPLQLLVTMLGEVQSAVAGWRRAIEVLATPSAVVAGPGARELPPGPIAVDLHGVAASYGDAAADVGDVATGDGLLALRDVTIGIDPGEHVAVVGETGSGKSTFARLLTRQLSARRGRVLLGGIPIAQVGDRSFQRRIAVVPQDPFLFDATIADNILAGVHGDIRAPEAREALDEIVDSLGLRPWIGTLPDGIDTRVGVRGARLSAGERQLVALARTALVDPDLLVLDEATSGVDPATDVRVQHALDALTVGRTTISIAHRMVTAERADRILVFDDGRIVQNGRHADLVTRPGRYADLHAVWVDHTVAADHVPHPREERTEGDGDEHREPATRHTLRNDRST; translated from the coding sequence ATGAGTAGCACCGACCCGGCCTCGGCCCCCGCTCCCGCCCGGCTGGCTGATCTCGCCGGGGTCCGGGGACGGACCCTCATCCACCTGCTGCGCACCACCACCCCGATGCTGACCAGCGGCCTGGCGCTCACCCTGCTGCTCGCCTTCGTCGCCGGGGCCGGGCGCATCGTCACCCCGCTCACCGTCCAGTACGCCCTCGACCACGGTCTGCTCCACCCGCACCCCGGCACCGCGGACGTCGTCCTGCGCGCCGTCGGCGTCGGCGCGGGAGCCACGGTGCTGGCGGCGGCGGCGTCCGGGTGGCTCAACCGGCGCGTCTTCCGGCGCACCGAGGCCGCGCTCGCCCAGCTGCGTGCGGACGGCGTCGCCCGCATCCACGAGATCTCCTACGAGCGGTTCGCCCGGATCCCCAGCGCCGACCTGGTCAGCCGGCTGACCAGTGACCTCGACACGGTGACCACGTTCGTCCAGAACGGCGGCGTCCTGCTGCTGGTCAACGCCGCCCAGATGGTGATCGCCGCGGTCCTCATCTCGATCTACTCCTGGCAGCTCGCGCTGCCCGTGCTCGCCGCGGCGGCGCTGCTGCTCGTCGTCATGCGACGCATCCAGGCAGTCGTCGGACGCCGTTTCCGCGTCGTGCGGGAGCGGGTGTCGGCGATGCAGTCCGTCATCGGCGAAGCCATCACCGGCATCGCCGTCATCCGCTCCACCGGCACCGAGCGGCGCAGCCGCGCCGCCGCCGACGAGTCGATCGAACAGGTCGCGGCCGCCCAGCGCCACACCCTGGTCCCGCTGCACACCAACACCGCGCTCGGCGAGGTGGCGATCTCGTTCATCACCACCTTCATCGTCATCGCCGGTGTCCGGTGGTCCGTGGACAACACCTGGTGGGAGCCGGGACTGGACCTGTCCGCCGGTGAGCTGGTCGCGTTGTTGCTCCTGGTGACCTTCTTCGTCCGCCCGCTTCAGCTGCTGGTGACAATGCTCGGCGAGGTGCAGAGCGCGGTCGCCGGCTGGCGGCGGGCGATCGAGGTGCTGGCCACCCCGTCCGCGGTGGTCGCCGGGCCGGGCGCCCGCGAGCTCCCACCCGGCCCGATCGCCGTCGACCTGCACGGCGTCGCCGCTTCCTACGGGGACGCCGCCGCCGACGTCGGCGATGTCGCCACCGGAGACGGCCTGCTCGCGCTGCGCGACGTCACCATCGGCATCGACCCGGGGGAGCACGTCGCCGTCGTCGGCGAGACCGGATCCGGCAAGAGCACGTTCGCCCGGCTGCTGACCCGTCAGCTCTCGGCGCGGCGCGGGCGCGTCCTGCTCGGCGGCATCCCGATCGCCCAGGTCGGCGACCGGTCGTTCCAACGCCGGATCGCCGTTGTCCCGCAGGACCCGTTCCTGTTCGATGCCACGATCGCTGACAACATCCTCGCCGGAGTCCACGGTGACATCCGGGCCCCCGAGGCGCGGGAAGCACTGGACGAGATCGTCGACTCGCTCGGCCTGCGCCCCTGGATCGGCACCCTGCCCGACGGCATCGACACCCGCGTCGGGGTGCGCGGCGCGCGGCTGTCAGCCGGCGAGCGCCAGCTCGTCGCGCTCGCCCGCACCGCGCTGGTCGACCCGGACCTGCTCGTGCTCGACGAGGCCACCAGCGGCGTCGACCCGGCCACCGACGTCCGCGTGCAACACGCCCTCGACGCGCTCACCGTCGGCCGCACCACCATCTCGATCGCGCACCGCATGGTCACCGCCGAGCGCGCCGACCGCATCCTCGTCTTCGACGACGGCCGGATCGTCCAGAACGGCCGCCACGCCGACCTCGTCACCCGCCCCGGACGCTACGCGGACCTACACGCCGTCTGGGTCGACCACACCGTCGCCGCCGACCACGTCCCCCACCCGCGGGAGGAACGGACGGAAGGAGACGGCGACGAGCACCGCGAACCGGCGACGCGCCACACCCTCCGGAACGACAGGAGCACCTGA
- a CDS encoding jacalin-like lectin codes for MRLFSRPSRALLAAALALPLAIGAAAVASPAANAASPAGGSFSVLTYNIAGLPEALSSAETPRAESTTTIGQRLGPYDIVQVQEDFNYHAYLYDGDTTHAYRTPTSGGVPFGSGLNTLSKVSYSDLDRVSWDDCSTFDGADCLTPKGFTLKRIRLGEGVYVDFYNLHADAGTTSADTSARASNLSQLASYISSHSAGNAVVVMGDTNARYTRTGDTIAAFAAANGLTDAWVKLERGGVAPATGSTALVCDEAAPTDTCEVVDKVLYRSSSFVTLNATGYANRNADFLNSAGVMLSDHFPIAVDFSWTRNSAYQASDQFGGSGGTAYTDVNAIPAGAAVSTVRLRSGSRVDQIGLTLTNGTTLNHGGTGGTAQSLTLGSGEYLTSVYLCSGVKDSSTRVFYTRFTTNLGRTLAGGATTSTCVTYTAPSGWQIAGFHGRAATENDKIGVFYTQR; via the coding sequence ATGCGTTTGTTTTCCCGCCCGAGCCGTGCCCTGCTCGCGGCTGCCCTGGCCCTGCCACTCGCGATCGGTGCCGCAGCTGTGGCCAGTCCGGCCGCGAACGCCGCCTCACCGGCCGGAGGCTCCTTCTCCGTCCTGACCTACAACATCGCCGGCCTGCCCGAAGCGCTTTCCAGCGCGGAGACCCCGCGCGCGGAGAGCACGACCACCATCGGCCAGCGCCTCGGCCCCTACGACATCGTCCAGGTGCAGGAGGACTTCAACTACCACGCCTACCTCTACGACGGCGACACCACCCACGCGTACCGGACGCCGACCAGCGGCGGCGTCCCGTTCGGCAGCGGGCTCAACACCCTCTCGAAGGTCAGCTACAGCGACCTCGACCGGGTGAGCTGGGATGACTGCAGCACCTTCGACGGCGCCGACTGCCTGACGCCGAAGGGCTTCACCCTCAAGCGGATCCGCCTCGGCGAGGGCGTCTACGTCGACTTCTACAACCTGCACGCGGACGCCGGGACCACCAGCGCGGACACCAGCGCGCGGGCCTCGAACCTGAGCCAGCTGGCCTCGTACATCTCGTCGCATTCGGCCGGTAACGCCGTGGTGGTGATGGGTGACACCAACGCCCGCTACACCCGCACCGGCGACACCATCGCCGCCTTCGCCGCGGCGAACGGACTGACCGACGCCTGGGTGAAGCTGGAGCGCGGCGGGGTCGCACCCGCGACCGGCAGCACCGCACTGGTCTGCGACGAGGCCGCGCCCACCGACACCTGCGAGGTCGTCGACAAGGTCCTGTACCGCAGCAGCAGCTTCGTCACCCTCAACGCCACCGGCTACGCCAACCGCAACGCCGACTTCCTGAACTCCGCCGGCGTCATGCTTTCCGACCACTTCCCGATCGCCGTCGACTTCAGCTGGACCCGTAACAGCGCCTACCAGGCCAGCGACCAGTTCGGTGGTTCCGGTGGCACGGCCTACACCGACGTCAACGCCATTCCGGCCGGAGCGGCGGTCAGCACCGTCAGGCTGCGTTCCGGCTCCCGGGTCGACCAGATCGGCCTCACCCTGACGAACGGCACCACACTGAACCACGGTGGTACCGGCGGAACCGCCCAGTCGCTGACCCTGGGCAGCGGTGAGTACCTGACGTCCGTCTACCTGTGCTCGGGCGTGAAGGACAGCAGCACCCGGGTCTTCTACACCAGGTTCACCACCAACCTCGGGCGCACCCTCGCCGGTGGGGCCACGACGTCCACCTGCGTCACGTACACGGCGCCGTCCGGCTGGCAGATCGCCGGATTCCACGGCCGTGCCGCCACCGAGAACGACAAGATCGGGGTCTTCTACACCCAGCGCTGA